From Rutidosis leptorrhynchoides isolate AG116_Rl617_1_P2 chromosome 3, CSIRO_AGI_Rlap_v1, whole genome shotgun sequence, a single genomic window includes:
- the LOC139902175 gene encoding uncharacterized protein, protein MTSRFAKLEKIEGADFRRWQKKMQFLLTTLKLVYVLSTPRPAESDDETMEHARLRRKWDNDDLMCCGHILNGMSDVLFDVYNSVESAKKLWNKLEAKYMAEDASNKKFLVSNFNNYKIVDTRPIMEQFHEILRIFGQFT, encoded by the coding sequence ATGACTTCAAGGTTTGCAAAATTGGAGAAAATTGAAGGGgcagattttaggagatggcaaaagaagatgcaattTCTTTTGACCACATTGAAATTGGTTTATGTGTTATCAACTCCAAGACCCGCTGAATCGGATGACGAGACAATGGAACATGCCCGGTTAAGGAGAAAATGGGACAACGATGACTTGATGTGTTGTGGCCACATTCTAAATGGTATGTCCGATGTTTTATTTGATGTTTACAATTCGGTTGAATCGGCAAAGAAGCTTTGGAATAAATTGGAGGCCAAGTATATGGCCGAGGATGCGTCTAACAAGAAGTTTCTTGTTAGCAATTTCAACAATTACAAGATTGTTGATACTAGGCCTATCATGGAACAATTCCATGAGATCCTTAGGATCTTTGGGCAATTTACCTAA